In one window of Streptomyces sp. FXJ1.172 DNA:
- a CDS encoding N-acyl-D-amino-acid deacylase family protein has product MLDHLIKGATVVDGTGAPAFTADVGLRGGRIAAVGEVTEEARTSEDATGLVLTPGFVDPHTHYDAQLFWDPYATPSLNHGVTTVAAGNCGFTLAPLNPARPEDADYTRRMMAKVEGMSLVALEEGAPWSWHSFGEYLDALDGRTAVNVGFMVGHCALRRHVMGPDAVGGQPDEEQLARMAGLLHEAMDAGAWGLSTTQSSTHSDGDGQPVASRHARPAELLALSRAVGEHEGTQIEAIVAGCLDQFSDDEIDLLVEMSAVAGRPLNWNVLTVDAAVPERVPRQLSASERARKAGGRVVALTMPILTPMNMSLGTFCALNLIPGWGPVLALPVPERIARLKDPAVRSELLRRATSKEAGVFRRLADFGRYVIGDTYSEANRGLTGRVVRDIAGERGLDPFACLVEICANDRLRTVLWPMPRDNDPASWALRAETWQHEDVLLGGSDAGAHLDRMCGAPYTTRFIGDCLRGRKLVGLEQAVKMLTDDPARLFGLRERGQVREGWHADLVLLDPERIDAGQARLVHDLPGDSPRLDSRAIGIRAVWVNGAEAIRDDAVSGAVPGKVLRSGRDTRTVSTR; this is encoded by the coding sequence ATGCTGGACCACCTGATCAAGGGCGCCACCGTCGTGGACGGCACCGGCGCGCCCGCCTTCACCGCCGACGTCGGCCTGCGCGGCGGCCGTATCGCCGCCGTCGGTGAGGTCACGGAGGAGGCCCGCACCAGCGAGGACGCCACGGGCCTCGTCCTCACCCCCGGCTTCGTCGACCCCCACACCCACTACGACGCCCAGCTCTTCTGGGACCCGTACGCCACGCCCTCGCTGAACCACGGGGTGACGACGGTCGCGGCCGGGAACTGCGGGTTCACGCTCGCCCCGCTGAACCCCGCCCGGCCCGAGGACGCCGACTACACCCGGCGGATGATGGCCAAGGTGGAGGGGATGTCCCTGGTGGCGCTGGAGGAGGGGGCGCCCTGGAGCTGGCATTCCTTCGGGGAGTACCTGGACGCCCTCGACGGCCGGACCGCCGTCAACGTCGGCTTCATGGTCGGGCACTGCGCGCTGCGCCGGCACGTGATGGGACCCGACGCCGTCGGCGGGCAGCCCGACGAGGAGCAACTGGCCCGCATGGCGGGGCTGTTGCACGAGGCGATGGACGCCGGCGCCTGGGGCCTGTCCACCACCCAGTCGAGCACCCACTCCGACGGCGACGGCCAGCCGGTCGCCTCCCGGCACGCCCGGCCCGCCGAACTGCTCGCCCTGTCCCGGGCCGTGGGCGAGCACGAGGGCACACAGATCGAGGCGATCGTCGCCGGGTGCCTGGACCAGTTCAGCGACGACGAGATCGACCTGCTCGTGGAGATGAGCGCGGTCGCCGGCCGGCCGCTCAACTGGAACGTGCTCACCGTCGACGCGGCCGTCCCGGAGCGGGTGCCCCGGCAGCTGAGCGCGAGCGAGCGGGCCCGGAAGGCGGGCGGCCGGGTGGTGGCCCTCACCATGCCGATCCTCACCCCGATGAACATGTCCCTCGGCACCTTCTGCGCCCTCAACCTCATCCCCGGGTGGGGGCCGGTCCTCGCCCTGCCGGTGCCGGAGCGGATCGCCCGGCTGAAGGATCCTGCCGTCCGGTCGGAACTGCTGCGACGGGCCACGTCCAAGGAGGCCGGGGTCTTCAGGCGGCTCGCCGACTTCGGGCGGTACGTCATCGGGGACACCTACAGCGAGGCCAACCGCGGCCTGACCGGCCGGGTGGTGCGGGACATCGCCGGGGAGCGGGGACTGGACCCCTTCGCCTGCCTGGTGGAGATCTGCGCCAACGACCGGCTGCGTACGGTCCTTTGGCCGATGCCCCGCGACAACGACCCCGCCTCCTGGGCGCTGCGCGCCGAGACCTGGCAGCACGAGGACGTGCTGCTGGGCGGGTCCGACGCCGGGGCGCATCTGGACCGGATGTGCGGGGCGCCGTACACGACGCGCTTCATCGGCGACTGTCTGCGGGGCCGGAAGCTGGTCGGGCTCGAGCAGGCGGTGAAGATGCTCACCGACGACCCCGCCCGGCTCTTCGGGCTGCGTGAGCGCGGGCAGGTGCGCGAGGGCTGGCACGCCGACCTCGTGCTCCTCGATCCCGAGCGGATCGACGCCGGGCAGGCCCGCCTGGTGCACGACCTGCCGGGGGACAGCCCCCGCCTGGACTCCCGGGCGATCGGGATACGGGCCGTGTGGGTCAACGGGGCCGAGGCGATCCGGGACGACGCCGTGAGCGGGGCCGTGCCCGGCAAGGTGCTGCGCTCGGGGCGGGACACGCGCACGGTGAGCACACGGTGA
- a CDS encoding LLM class flavin-dependent oxidoreductase, translating to MEFGLFVQGYVGKRAETDPLAEHKALMEETEYVIQADRSGFKYAWASEHHFLEEYSHLSANDVFLGYLAHATQRIHLGSGIFNPLAQVNHPVKVAEKVAMLDHLSEGRFEFGSGRGAGSHEILGFIPGVTDMNYTKEIWEETIAEFPKMWLQDEYAGFQGKHWQLPPRKVLPKPYGKSHPAMWYAAGSPASYAMAAKKGLGVLGFSIQKVSDMEWVLEQYKTAVVNAEPVGDFVNDNVMVTTTAICAPTHAEAIEIAVNGGLHYLPSLVFRYHDTFPRPEGFPVWPETLPEYTPEFVELLVEEELLICGDPDEVLRQCKRWEQAGADQLSFGLPVGVPKEETLQTIRLIGEQVIPKIDTDPVHRTSRFRQAV from the coding sequence GTGGAATTCGGCCTCTTTGTACAGGGATACGTGGGAAAGCGCGCCGAGACCGACCCGCTGGCCGAGCACAAGGCGCTGATGGAGGAGACCGAGTACGTCATCCAGGCGGACCGGTCCGGCTTCAAGTACGCGTGGGCCTCCGAGCACCACTTCCTGGAGGAGTACTCGCACCTGTCCGCCAACGACGTGTTCCTCGGCTACCTGGCGCACGCCACGCAGCGGATCCATCTCGGCTCCGGGATCTTCAACCCCCTCGCACAGGTCAACCACCCCGTGAAGGTCGCCGAGAAGGTCGCCATGCTCGACCACCTCAGCGAGGGCCGCTTCGAGTTCGGCAGCGGGCGGGGCGCCGGCAGCCACGAGATCCTCGGGTTCATACCGGGTGTGACCGACATGAACTACACCAAGGAGATCTGGGAGGAGACCATCGCCGAGTTCCCGAAGATGTGGCTCCAGGACGAGTACGCCGGCTTCCAGGGCAAGCACTGGCAGCTGCCGCCGCGCAAGGTCCTGCCGAAGCCGTACGGGAAGTCCCACCCGGCGATGTGGTACGCGGCCGGCTCGCCGGCGTCGTACGCCATGGCCGCGAAGAAGGGACTCGGCGTGCTCGGCTTCAGCATCCAGAAGGTCTCCGACATGGAGTGGGTGCTGGAGCAGTACAAGACGGCGGTCGTGAACGCCGAGCCGGTCGGGGACTTCGTCAACGACAACGTGATGGTGACGACGACGGCGATCTGCGCGCCGACCCACGCCGAGGCGATCGAGATCGCGGTGAACGGCGGACTGCACTACCTGCCCTCGCTGGTCTTCCGGTACCACGACACCTTCCCCCGGCCCGAGGGCTTTCCGGTGTGGCCCGAGACGCTGCCCGAGTACACGCCGGAGTTCGTGGAGCTGCTCGTCGAGGAGGAGCTGCTGATCTGCGGCGATCCGGACGAGGTGCTGCGCCAGTGCAAGAGGTGGGAGCAGGCGGGCGCCGACCAGCTGAGCTTCGGGCTGCCGGTGGGGGTGCCGAAGGAGGAGACCCTGCAGACGATCCGGCTGATCGGCGAGCAGGTCATCCCCAAGATCGACACGGATCCCGTGCACCGGACGTCCCGGTTCCGGCAGGCCGTCTGA
- a CDS encoding type II toxin-antitoxin system PemK/MazF family toxin, whose translation MKRGHVYELTFAGGPAHVLVISSDALNAQNKCATCVLVYPQQVREATLVDIPVASPSTGTIVLGEFRTLSEPRFDLDLGPVDERVMEAVEIGLRAVFDL comes from the coding sequence GTGAAGCGCGGACACGTCTACGAACTGACCTTCGCCGGCGGCCCCGCGCACGTCCTGGTGATCTCATCCGACGCGCTGAACGCGCAGAACAAGTGCGCGACCTGCGTACTGGTCTACCCGCAGCAGGTACGCGAGGCCACACTCGTCGACATCCCCGTCGCCTCGCCCTCGACCGGCACGATCGTCCTCGGCGAGTTCCGCACGCTGTCCGAGCCTCGCTTCGACCTGGATCTGGGGCCGGTGGACGAACGCGTCATGGAAGCCGTCGAGATCGGGCTCCGCGCCGTGTTCGACCTGTAG
- a CDS encoding TIGR03619 family F420-dependent LLM class oxidoreductase — MRIAVTIFLTDETIAPVRLARELEQRGYAGLYLPEHTHIPVERTTPYPAGGDLPREYGRTLDPFVALGQAAAVTSRLALGTGITLVAQHDPIALAKQIATLDHLSGGRFTLGLGYGWNIEEAADHGVEWRARRELVRDRVRLMQALWAGEPTPYDGEFGGVRASHAHPKPVQKPRGPVTGPRTLLGGAAGPKLFAHIAEYTDGWLPIGGRGLTESLPVLRSVWADAGRDPAALQIVPYAVLPSPGKLAHYAELGIEEVVLQLPPAGEPEVLRVLDEYAGFAQAGLSRRP; from the coding sequence ATGCGTATCGCCGTCACCATCTTCCTCACCGACGAGACCATCGCTCCGGTCCGACTCGCCCGCGAACTCGAGCAGCGCGGCTACGCCGGCCTCTACCTCCCCGAGCACACCCACATCCCGGTGGAACGGACGACCCCGTACCCCGCCGGAGGCGATCTGCCCCGCGAGTACGGCCGCACCCTCGACCCCTTCGTGGCCCTCGGCCAGGCGGCGGCCGTCACCTCGCGGCTGGCGCTCGGCACCGGAATCACCCTCGTGGCCCAGCACGACCCCATCGCCCTCGCCAAGCAGATCGCCACCCTCGACCACCTCAGCGGCGGCCGTTTCACGCTCGGCCTCGGCTACGGCTGGAACATCGAGGAGGCCGCCGACCACGGGGTCGAGTGGCGCGCCCGGCGCGAGCTGGTCCGGGACCGGGTGCGGCTGATGCAGGCGCTGTGGGCCGGGGAACCGACGCCTTACGACGGCGAGTTCGGGGGCGTACGGGCCAGCCATGCCCACCCCAAGCCGGTACAGAAGCCGCGCGGACCGGTCACCGGCCCGCGCACGCTTCTCGGCGGGGCGGCCGGCCCCAAGCTGTTCGCGCACATCGCCGAGTACACCGACGGCTGGCTGCCGATCGGCGGCCGGGGCCTCACCGAGTCCCTGCCCGTGCTGCGCTCGGTGTGGGCGGACGCGGGCCGTGACCCGGCCGCCCTCCAGATCGTCCCGTACGCGGTCCTGCCCAGCCCGGGCAAGCTGGCTCACTACGCCGAGCTGGGTATCGAGGAGGTCGTGCTCCAGCTGCCGCCGGCCGGGGAGCCGGAGGTGCTGCGGGTGCTGGACGAGTACGCGGGCTTCGCCCAGGCCGGTCTGAGCCGTAGGCCCTGA
- a CDS encoding aldehyde dehydrogenase family protein gives MSEGQRLFVGGRWAEPDGGHYPVTDPATEETVGWAPEASPEQARAACAAAREAFGAWSRTPPEERAAVLGRAAEIIRSHLVPYADLARAETGATTGTARAMQVGVAAARFRRYARVESAEWAVAPQINEAGPMGKAAVLGALAVRQPVGVVTCITSYNNPWANPAGKVAPALAMGNTVVVKPAPQDPLSVYRMAEALEAAGAPPGVVNVVSGRDVAVGEAVVACEDVDMVSFTGSTAVGRRIAEVCGRDMRRQLMELGGKGAALVFDDADLGSAVAGIGTTFSFYSGQICTAPTRVLAQRGVYERLVEQLAGHARRLTVGDPARPDTVVGPVISAEHRARVESYVELGRKEGASVAAGGERPPLERGFYVAPTLLADCTNDMRVAREEIFGPVVCVIPFDEEDEGIALADDSDYGLIDYVWSGDVARAFRVARRLRAGGVGINTVGRNMEAPFGGFKRSGVGRDVGSYALHAYSEVQAIVWPG, from the coding sequence GTGAGCGAGGGACAGCGGCTGTTCGTCGGCGGGCGGTGGGCGGAGCCGGACGGCGGGCACTACCCGGTGACCGACCCGGCCACCGAGGAGACCGTCGGCTGGGCGCCCGAGGCCTCGCCGGAGCAGGCGCGGGCGGCCTGCGCGGCGGCCCGGGAGGCGTTCGGGGCGTGGTCGCGGACCCCGCCCGAGGAGCGGGCGGCGGTGCTGGGACGGGCGGCGGAGATCATCCGCAGCCATCTGGTGCCGTACGCGGATCTCGCCCGCGCCGAGACCGGGGCCACGACCGGGACGGCCCGCGCGATGCAGGTCGGGGTGGCCGCCGCCCGCTTCCGCCGGTACGCGCGCGTGGAGAGCGCCGAGTGGGCCGTCGCCCCGCAGATCAACGAGGCCGGGCCGATGGGGAAGGCCGCCGTGCTGGGCGCGCTGGCCGTGCGGCAGCCCGTCGGGGTCGTCACCTGCATCACCTCCTACAACAACCCGTGGGCCAACCCGGCCGGGAAGGTCGCGCCGGCGCTGGCCATGGGCAACACGGTGGTCGTCAAGCCCGCCCCGCAGGATCCGCTGTCCGTCTACCGGATGGCGGAGGCGCTCGAGGCCGCCGGGGCGCCGCCGGGCGTGGTGAACGTCGTGTCGGGGCGGGACGTGGCCGTGGGCGAGGCGGTGGTGGCCTGCGAGGACGTGGACATGGTGAGCTTCACCGGGTCCACGGCCGTCGGCCGGCGCATCGCCGAGGTGTGCGGGCGGGACATGAGACGCCAGCTGATGGAGCTGGGCGGCAAGGGCGCGGCCCTCGTGTTCGACGACGCCGACCTCGGTTCGGCCGTCGCCGGCATCGGCACCACCTTCTCCTTCTACAGCGGGCAGATCTGCACGGCACCGACCCGGGTGCTGGCCCAGCGGGGCGTGTACGAGCGGCTGGTGGAGCAACTCGCCGGACACGCCCGCCGGCTGACGGTGGGGGATCCGGCGCGGCCGGACACGGTCGTCGGGCCGGTGATCTCCGCCGAGCACCGGGCGCGCGTCGAGTCGTACGTCGAACTCGGCCGCAAAGAGGGCGCGTCCGTGGCCGCGGGCGGCGAACGGCCGCCGCTGGAACGCGGGTTCTACGTCGCTCCGACCCTGCTCGCCGACTGCACCAACGACATGCGGGTGGCCCGGGAGGAGATCTTCGGGCCGGTGGTCTGCGTCATCCCCTTCGACGAGGAGGACGAGGGCATCGCCCTCGCCGACGACTCCGACTACGGGCTCATCGACTACGTCTGGTCCGGTGACGTGGCCCGCGCCTTCCGGGTGGCCCGGCGGCTGCGGGCCGGCGGGGTCGGGATCAACACCGTCGGCCGCAACATGGAGGCGCCGTTCGGCGGGTTCAAGAGGAGCGGGGTGGGGCGGGACGTGGGCTCCTACGCCCTGCACGCCTACAGCGAGGTGCAGGCCATCGTCTGGCCGGGCTGA
- a CDS encoding peptidoglycan-binding protein → MGLWDLNPLAALDTPAGRRSWLADLCASIPRAADKNDLLDQIDNALLACAPVGDTATLESLGKRYRDQVDKAGELHDRVNRVAHTSLPEVWVGDTSTLASDGVAAAARAATKMSEAFQGGAKALHALADALSAAKKQDADGRAKMRQAQQKLGPRDSFFDIGSLILTDQEKAERKADLAAGRTLAADGADLMHKAAAAADDAVRAAARDLNKWAAEARAGKMHTGGLTALDRLMLADTSGKDGAADLNEILTANDLERSGRAMDQLSPADRARMDQLLAGAKTPQEKAYLMKALAAGHSVDDIGTFDGKIHGKDPAWLQRHLTPIVTKADSLKDEGTDPLYGSNMNTQLQSFDGQQWAQGGDGQDGTCVASTTVAARALVDPVYALSLTGGPSGQEDDPTAFRQRLVAEQHRVHLEGHGGANWDGMNTDNQSVVSNKEISPETGSSYSVHRVGDADSRRDILPQIEKSVAEGRPVPFDAEGTTNGKWNGHSMMIVGQEGDKLEIYNPWGQTTWISEDDFVNGGMAKASDNRYHDPYAIHLPQD, encoded by the coding sequence ATGGGACTGTGGGACCTGAACCCCCTGGCCGCCCTGGACACCCCGGCCGGCCGCCGCTCCTGGCTGGCCGACCTGTGCGCGAGCATCCCCAGGGCCGCGGACAAGAACGATCTGCTGGACCAGATCGACAACGCGCTCCTGGCCTGCGCGCCGGTCGGTGACACGGCGACGCTCGAATCGCTCGGCAAGCGGTACCGGGACCAGGTCGACAAGGCCGGTGAGCTGCACGACCGGGTGAACCGGGTGGCCCACACGAGCCTGCCGGAGGTCTGGGTCGGCGACACCAGCACCCTCGCCTCCGACGGGGTGGCCGCCGCCGCGCGGGCCGCGACGAAGATGTCCGAGGCGTTCCAGGGCGGTGCGAAGGCGCTGCACGCCCTCGCCGACGCGCTCAGCGCCGCGAAGAAGCAGGACGCCGACGGCCGCGCCAAGATGCGGCAGGCCCAGCAGAAACTCGGCCCCAGGGACAGCTTCTTCGACATCGGCAGCTTGATCCTGACCGACCAGGAGAAGGCGGAGAGGAAGGCGGACCTCGCCGCGGGCCGGACCCTCGCCGCCGACGGGGCCGACCTGATGCACAAGGCGGCCGCCGCCGCGGACGACGCCGTGCGCGCCGCCGCCCGCGACCTGAACAAGTGGGCGGCCGAGGCCCGCGCCGGGAAGATGCACACCGGCGGGCTCACCGCGCTGGACCGGCTGATGCTCGCCGACACCAGCGGCAAGGACGGCGCGGCCGACCTCAACGAGATCCTCACCGCGAACGACCTGGAACGCTCCGGCCGGGCCATGGACCAGCTCTCGCCCGCCGACCGGGCCCGCATGGACCAGCTCCTGGCCGGCGCGAAGACCCCGCAGGAGAAGGCCTATCTGATGAAGGCCCTCGCCGCGGGCCACAGCGTCGACGACATCGGGACGTTCGACGGCAAGATCCACGGCAAGGACCCGGCCTGGCTGCAGCGGCACCTGACCCCGATCGTCACCAAGGCCGACAGCCTCAAGGACGAGGGGACGGACCCCCTCTACGGCTCCAACATGAACACCCAGCTGCAGAGCTTCGACGGCCAGCAGTGGGCCCAGGGCGGCGACGGTCAGGACGGCACCTGTGTCGCCTCCACCACGGTCGCCGCCCGCGCCCTGGTAGACCCCGTCTACGCCCTCTCGCTCACCGGCGGGCCCAGCGGGCAGGAGGACGACCCGACGGCCTTCCGGCAGCGTCTGGTGGCCGAGCAGCACCGGGTGCACCTGGAGGGTCACGGCGGTGCCAACTGGGACGGCATGAACACGGACAACCAGTCCGTCGTCTCCAACAAGGAGATCAGCCCGGAGACCGGGAGTTCCTACAGCGTGCACCGGGTCGGGGACGCGGACTCCCGGCGTGACATCCTGCCGCAGATCGAGAAGTCGGTGGCGGAAGGCAGGCCGGTGCCCTTCGACGCCGAGGGGACCACGAACGGCAAGTGGAACGGGCACTCCATGATGATCGTCGGCCAGGAGGGCGACAAGCTGGAGATCTACAATCCGTGGGGCCAGACCACGTGGATCAGTGAGGACGACTTCGTCAACGGCGGCATGGCGAAGGCCAGCGACAACCGGTATCACGACCCCTACGCCATCCACCTGCCCCAGGACTGA
- a CDS encoding protease inhibitor I42 family protein, whose amino-acid sequence MTARTPLLGAAALACLLALTGCGGTSGGTGRTGTPSTSATPSTSATPSASATPGRTAGAEYGIGHRSVTAGPGEEFSLTVPSAATLGQHWYLATPRPDAAVLTYRGEQATGDGSGLVGGTGGTESFAFTARAKGRATVRLLYCPLYTCTGPGPHDRSTLAPTPTGTASSGKAASPSPYPTLTATPRARAGYYVFTVTVR is encoded by the coding sequence ATGACCGCACGCACCCCGCTCCTCGGCGCCGCCGCCCTCGCCTGCCTCCTCGCCCTCACCGGCTGCGGCGGCACGAGCGGTGGGACCGGCCGTACCGGCACACCCAGCACCTCGGCCACACCCAGCACCTCGGCCACACCCAGCGCTTCGGCCACGCCCGGCAGGACCGCCGGCGCCGAGTACGGCATCGGGCACCGGAGCGTCACCGCGGGGCCGGGCGAGGAGTTCTCCCTCACCGTTCCGTCGGCCGCGACCCTCGGCCAGCACTGGTACCTCGCCACCCCCCGGCCGGACGCGGCCGTGCTGACGTACCGGGGCGAGCAGGCCACCGGGGACGGCAGCGGTCTCGTCGGCGGCACCGGCGGCACCGAGTCCTTCGCCTTCACCGCCCGGGCGAAGGGCAGGGCCACGGTACGGCTGCTGTACTGCCCGCTGTACACGTGCACCGGCCCCGGCCCCCACGACCGGTCCACCCTGGCTCCCACCCCCACCGGCACGGCGTCCTCCGGCAAAGCAGCGTCCCCGTCGCCGTACCCCACCCTGACCGCCACCCCGCGCGCCCGGGCCGGCTACTACGTCTTCACCGTCACCGTCCGCTGA
- a CDS encoding CehA/McbA family metallohydrolase, which translates to MCDDSHGQARGIGRRALFVTGAAAAVTLGSVSFAAADGQRQETRTVNGTLPPGSPDFVYVPVEVPAGVQEIKVSYTYDKPSVPAGTMGNALDIGLFDQHGTELGGRGFRGWSGGARTEFFVRADDATPGYIPGPVREGTWYVALGPYTVAPQGLAYELTITLTYGAAGETPRPVYPPSRAKGRGRDWYRGDCHLHSWYSDGRRTPAEIAALARAAGLDFINSSDHNTHSAHPHWADQAGDDLLIMLGEEITTRNGHVVALGTEPGTFVDWRYRARDNRWARFAREIRGAGGLVVPAHPHATCVGCGWKFGFGEADAVEVWNGPYTPDDEVTLADWDNQLVASVRQGRAWLPAMGNSDAHRDPDVVGSPQTVVLADDLTREAIQEGIRAGRSYVAESKNLALGFTVTGGRGQQAGIGERLEVAAGTPVTVRLEVSGAPRCSVRFVTDQGVLFTSDPLPVSGTGTVEWRTTPSYAAYVRAEVRHETAAGPVPGALAAFTNPVFLGAARPA; encoded by the coding sequence ATGTGTGACGACTCGCACGGTCAGGCCCGGGGAATCGGCAGACGCGCACTGTTCGTGACGGGCGCCGCCGCCGCCGTTACGTTGGGAAGCGTGAGCTTCGCAGCGGCGGACGGCCAGCGGCAGGAGACCCGGACGGTGAACGGCACCCTGCCGCCCGGCTCCCCCGACTTCGTGTACGTACCGGTCGAAGTCCCCGCCGGCGTACAGGAGATCAAGGTCTCCTACACCTACGACAAGCCCTCGGTCCCGGCCGGCACCATGGGCAACGCGCTCGACATCGGCCTCTTCGACCAGCACGGCACCGAGCTGGGCGGCCGGGGCTTCCGCGGCTGGTCGGGCGGCGCCCGCACGGAGTTCTTCGTCCGCGCCGACGACGCGACCCCCGGGTACATCCCGGGCCCGGTGCGGGAGGGCACCTGGTACGTCGCGCTGGGCCCCTACACGGTGGCGCCGCAGGGGCTGGCGTACGAGCTGACGATCACGCTGACCTACGGCGCGGCGGGCGAGACCCCGCGCCCGGTGTATCCGCCGTCCCGGGCGAAGGGACGGGGCCGGGACTGGTACCGGGGCGACTGCCACCTGCACTCCTGGTACTCCGACGGCCGCCGGACCCCGGCCGAGATCGCGGCCCTGGCGCGGGCGGCCGGCCTGGACTTCATCAACTCCTCGGACCACAACACCCACTCCGCCCACCCGCACTGGGCGGACCAGGCCGGCGACGACCTGCTGATCATGCTCGGCGAGGAGATCACCACCCGCAACGGCCACGTGGTGGCGCTCGGCACCGAGCCCGGCACGTTCGTGGACTGGCGCTACCGGGCCCGGGACAACCGCTGGGCCCGCTTCGCCCGGGAGATCCGCGGCGCCGGCGGACTGGTCGTCCCCGCCCACCCGCACGCCACCTGCGTCGGCTGCGGCTGGAAGTTCGGCTTCGGCGAGGCGGACGCCGTGGAGGTGTGGAACGGCCCGTACACCCCGGACGACGAGGTGACGCTGGCCGACTGGGACAACCAGCTGGTCGCCTCCGTGCGGCAGGGGCGGGCCTGGCTCCCGGCGATGGGCAACAGCGACGCCCACCGCGATCCGGACGTGGTCGGCAGCCCGCAGACGGTCGTCCTCGCCGACGACCTGACCCGGGAGGCGATCCAGGAGGGCATCCGCGCGGGACGCTCGTACGTGGCCGAGTCGAAGAACCTCGCGCTCGGCTTCACGGTGACGGGCGGGCGCGGGCAGCAGGCGGGCATCGGGGAGCGCCTCGAGGTGGCCGCCGGCACCCCGGTGACCGTCCGGCTGGAGGTCTCGGGGGCCCCGCGCTGCTCGGTGCGGTTCGTCACCGACCAGGGCGTGCTCTTCACCAGCGATCCGCTGCCGGTGTCGGGCACGGGCACGGTCGAGTGGCGTACGACGCCCTCCTACGCGGCGTACGTGCGTGCCGAGGTGCGGCACGAGACGGCGGCCGGGCCGGTGCCGGGCGCGCTGGCGGCCTTCACCAACCCCGTCTTCCTCGGGGCCGCCCGTCCCGCCTGA